From Peptoanaerobacter stomatis, one genomic window encodes:
- a CDS encoding ABC transporter ATP-binding protein, whose protein sequence is MSVIIKVNDISMVFNLYSEKINSIKEKFIKILKNEVRINEFYALKDVSFEINKGESVALIGSNGSGKSTLLKVISGIYKPTRGSVDIYGRIAPLIELGAGFDLELTARENIFLNGAVLGNDRKFMTEKFQEIVDFAELWDFIDIPIKNFSSGMVARLGFSLATIFKPDILIVDEVLSVGDYSFQKKCEQKMEELMLGGTTLILVSHSNEVVRKLCSKAIWIKNGKVVEIGESKDVLDKYVKSIEGTKL, encoded by the coding sequence ATGTCTGTAATTATAAAAGTAAATGATATTTCTATGGTGTTTAACTTGTATTCGGAGAAAATAAACAGCATAAAAGAAAAATTTATAAAAATTTTAAAAAATGAAGTGAGAATAAATGAGTTTTACGCTTTAAAAGATGTTTCTTTTGAAATTAATAAGGGTGAATCTGTTGCTTTAATAGGTTCTAATGGTTCAGGAAAATCAACATTATTGAAAGTAATATCAGGTATTTATAAGCCTACAAGAGGGAGTGTAGATATTTATGGGAGAATTGCACCGCTAATAGAGTTAGGTGCAGGATTTGATTTAGAGTTGACAGCAAGAGAGAATATATTTTTAAATGGCGCTGTTTTAGGAAATGACAGAAAATTTATGACAGAAAAATTTCAAGAGATAGTTGATTTTGCAGAACTTTGGGATTTTATAGATATTCCAATTAAAAATTTTTCTTCTGGTATGGTAGCAAGACTTGGCTTTTCTTTGGCAACAATATTTAAACCTGATATATTGATTGTTGATGAAGTTTTGTCGGTAGGAGACTATTCGTTTCAAAAGAAATGTGAACAAAAAATGGAGGAACTTATGTTAGGTGGAACAACCCTTATTTTAGTTTCTCATTCAAATGAAGTAGTGAGGAAATTATGTAGCAAGGCAATATGGATTAAAAATGGGAAAGTAGTAGAAATTGGCGAAAGCAAAGATGTACTAGATAAATATGTTAAAAGTATTGAAGGCACTAAATTATGA
- the rfbA gene encoding glucose-1-phosphate thymidylyltransferase RfbA: MKGIILAGGSGTRLYPVTKAISKQILPIYDKPMIYYPLSTLLLADIREILIISTPQDIHLYKDLLGDGSDYGLKLEYAIQEKPNGLAEAFIIGEEFIGNDRVCLVLGDNIFYSRGFSEMLKKAVDNKTGATIFGYYVSNPQDFGVVEFDKDGNVMSLEEKPQNPKSNYAIPGLYFYDNDVVEIAKNVKPSKRGELEITSVNEEYLKRGKLKVELFGRGMAWLDTGTHDGLLEAANFVHTLQKRTGLYVSCIEEIAYRMGYIDKNQLLKLAELLIKSDYGKYLHNIAESIF; this comes from the coding sequence ATGAAAGGAATAATACTTGCAGGTGGATCAGGCACAAGACTGTATCCTGTGACAAAGGCTATATCAAAACAAATATTGCCTATATATGACAAGCCGATGATCTACTATCCTTTGTCAACATTGCTGTTGGCAGATATAAGAGAGATACTAATAATATCTACTCCACAAGACATACATCTATATAAGGATTTACTTGGTGATGGCTCAGACTATGGATTAAAACTTGAATATGCAATACAAGAAAAACCTAACGGTTTGGCTGAGGCATTTATAATAGGTGAAGAATTCATAGGGAATGATAGAGTGTGTCTGGTGCTTGGGGATAATATATTCTACTCAAGAGGTTTTTCAGAAATGCTCAAAAAGGCGGTAGACAACAAAACAGGTGCTACTATATTTGGCTATTATGTAAGTAATCCACAAGATTTTGGAGTAGTAGAGTTTGACAAAGATGGAAATGTGATGTCACTAGAGGAAAAGCCTCAAAATCCCAAGTCTAATTATGCTATCCCAGGACTATACTTTTATGACAATGATGTTGTGGAGATTGCAAAGAACGTAAAACCTTCAAAAAGAGGAGAACTTGAGATAACGTCAGTCAATGAAGAGTACTTAAAAAGAGGGAAACTTAAAGTTGAGCTTTTTGGAAGAGGGATGGCTTGGCTTGACACAGGAACACATGATGGACTTCTTGAAGCGGCAAATTTTGTTCATACACTTCAAAAAAGAACGGGGTTGTATGTATCTTGCATAGAAGAAATAGCATATAGAATGGGGTATATAGATAAAAATCAGTTATTAAAATTGGCAGAATTATTGATAAAATCTGATTATGGAAAGTACTTGCACAATATTGCTGAAAGTATATTTTAA
- a CDS encoding ParA family protein has product MAIKIFFGNYKGGVGKTTSVFQVGINMAQKHNKNVLLLDLDPQASLSKICMKWENISLDSVPIESTLNYLLEIYTLQFRRLGKLDILSSANIFNNETFTNLANMTKNAVKTKTFSNGSLSFIPTRMDIANARINDIADQVSRYSMGIVGVAKLIEDIEKTPDIKPDYILIDCPPSLNAIIQAVFLKSNYYIIPTIADDISISGVMDYIKVIEKTVQKYTYDSAVGGILLEKMFSKPPKLIGIFETMAKAKSETSSNDVLMGLNMELYHNNIEELENSKPFTRKIAERNYILSEKVYHRDNRSNPNDYGIPYKTSRAEYHDEYDKITTQIIKICEQ; this is encoded by the coding sequence ATGGCGATTAAAATTTTCTTTGGAAATTACAAGGGTGGAGTCGGTAAGACTACATCTGTTTTTCAAGTTGGAATAAATATGGCTCAAAAGCACAACAAAAATGTGTTGTTATTAGACTTGGATCCTCAAGCATCTCTTAGCAAAATTTGTATGAAATGGGAAAATATATCCTTGGACAGTGTGCCGATAGAGTCTACTCTAAACTACCTTTTAGAAATATATACTTTGCAATTTAGAAGACTTGGCAAATTGGATATTTTATCATCTGCCAATATTTTTAATAATGAAACTTTTACAAATCTTGCAAATATGACAAAAAATGCAGTTAAAACCAAAACATTTTCAAACGGCTCGTTATCATTCATACCGACTCGAATGGATATTGCAAATGCAAGAATTAATGATATAGCAGACCAGGTTTCAAGATATTCTATGGGAATAGTAGGTGTTGCAAAATTAATCGAAGATATAGAAAAAACACCTGACATAAAGCCTGATTATATATTGATAGATTGTCCGCCTTCATTAAATGCCATAATTCAAGCTGTATTTTTAAAATCAAATTACTATATTATCCCCACAATAGCTGATGATATAAGTATATCAGGTGTAATGGACTACATAAAAGTAATTGAAAAAACCGTGCAAAAATATACATATGATTCTGCTGTAGGCGGTATATTGCTTGAAAAGATGTTTTCAAAACCTCCTAAATTAATCGGTATTTTTGAGACTATGGCTAAAGCAAAATCAGAAACTTCTTCAAATGACGTATTGATGGGTTTAAATATGGAGTTATACCATAATAATATAGAGGAATTGGAAAATTCAAAACCGTTCACAAGAAAAATTGCAGAAAGAAATTATATATTGTCCGAAAAAGTTTATCATCGTGACAACAGAAGTAACCCGAATGACTATGGAATACCATACAAAACTTCAAGAGCTGAATACCATGATGAATATGACAAAATAACAACACAAATAATAAAAATCTGTGAACAATAA
- a CDS encoding ABC transporter permease, whose amino-acid sequence MYKYLLNFLKYRPLLFELVKRDLKIKYRKSILGYLWSLLNPLMMMCVVSLVFSYLFRYDIENYTLYVLVGQIVFGFYSESTNLSMMSVIDNASLLKKVYIPKYIFPISRVLSSFTNMMFSLGAIAIMICISNVKITWNIFLLPIVLLYLFVFSMGVGLILSSITVYYRDIVHLYSVFLTVCMYLTPIFYPENILPLIGKAIMLVNPLYYYVTYFRKIIILGETPSINMNFICIIFSMVSVFLGIKTFLKRQDNFLLYL is encoded by the coding sequence ATGTATAAATATTTATTGAATTTTTTGAAATATAGACCGTTATTATTTGAATTGGTTAAAAGGGATTTAAAGATAAAGTATAGAAAATCTATTCTTGGATATTTATGGAGTTTGTTGAATCCACTAATGATGATGTGTGTGGTTTCGTTGGTATTTTCATATTTGTTTAGATATGATATAGAAAACTATACATTATATGTGTTAGTAGGACAAATTGTTTTTGGATTTTATTCAGAATCTACAAATTTATCCATGATGTCTGTCATAGATAATGCGAGTTTGTTGAAAAAAGTATATATTCCCAAATATATATTTCCTATATCAAGGGTATTATCGTCTTTTACAAACATGATGTTTTCATTAGGAGCAATTGCTATAATGATTTGTATAAGCAATGTTAAAATAACATGGAATATATTTTTATTACCTATTGTTTTATTATATTTGTTTGTATTTTCAATGGGGGTTGGGTTAATATTGTCATCAATAACAGTATATTATAGAGATATTGTACACCTATACTCTGTTTTTTTAACTGTTTGTATGTATTTGACGCCAATATTTTATCCTGAAAATATATTGCCATTAATTGGAAAAGCAATAATGCTAGTAAATCCATTATATTATTATGTTACTTATTTTAGAAAAATAATAATATTGGGTGAAACACCTTCTATAAATATGAATTTTATTTGCATAATTTTTTCTATGGTTTCTGTATTTTTGGGAATAAAAACATTTTTAAAAAGACAGGATAATTTTTTATTATATTTGTAA